A single window of Streptomyces aquilus DNA harbors:
- a CDS encoding mycoredoxin — protein sequence MQGTVTMYSTTWCGYCQRLKKQLDREGIAYTEINIEQDPASAAFVEKANGGNQTVPTVLFADGSTLTNPSLAQVKQKIAA from the coding sequence ATGCAGGGCACTGTGACGATGTACAGCACCACGTGGTGCGGTTACTGCCAGCGGCTGAAGAAGCAGCTGGACCGCGAAGGCATCGCGTACACCGAGATCAACATCGAGCAGGACCCGGCGTCCGCCGCTTTCGTGGAGAAGGCGAATGGCGGAAACCAGACGGTCCCGACCGTGCTGTTCGCCGACGGTTCGACGCTCACGAACCCGTCGCTGGCGCAGGTGAAGCAGAAGATCGCCGCCTGA
- the nudC gene encoding NAD(+) diphosphatase, translated as MTTWTDHTADRPISLTAPSGIDRAAHHRLDEAWLAAAWSHPTTRCFVVSGGQVLIDETADGRTELVMTPAFEAPLTEAHRYFLGIDEDGVRYFALQKDALPGRIDQSARPAGLREAGLLLSPREAGLMVHAVGLENWQRTHRFCSRCGERTVIAAAGHIRRCQACGAEHYPRTDPAVIMAVTDEDDRILLGRQVHWPEGRFSTLAGFVEPGESIEQAVRREVFEEAGISVGQVEYVASQPWPFPSSLMLGFLARATSTEINVDGDEIGEARWFSRDELGAAFESGEVLPPYGISIAARLIELWYGKPLPTRSV; from the coding sequence GTGACCACCTGGACCGACCACACCGCCGACCGACCCATCTCGCTCACCGCCCCGAGCGGCATCGACCGGGCCGCCCACCACCGGCTCGACGAGGCCTGGCTCGCGGCGGCCTGGAGCCACCCCACGACCCGCTGCTTCGTGGTCTCCGGCGGTCAGGTCCTCATCGACGAGACGGCCGACGGCCGCACCGAACTCGTCATGACGCCCGCCTTCGAGGCCCCGCTCACCGAGGCCCACCGCTACTTCCTCGGCATCGACGAGGACGGCGTCCGCTACTTCGCCCTCCAGAAGGACGCCCTACCCGGCCGCATCGACCAGTCCGCCCGCCCGGCGGGCCTGCGGGAGGCGGGCCTGCTGCTGTCGCCGCGCGAGGCGGGCCTCATGGTGCACGCGGTCGGCCTGGAGAACTGGCAGCGCACCCACCGCTTCTGCTCCCGCTGCGGCGAGCGCACCGTCATCGCCGCCGCCGGGCACATCCGCCGCTGCCAGGCCTGCGGCGCCGAGCACTACCCGCGCACCGACCCCGCCGTGATCATGGCCGTCACCGACGAGGACGACCGCATCCTGCTCGGCCGCCAGGTCCACTGGCCCGAGGGCCGCTTCTCGACGCTCGCCGGCTTCGTCGAACCCGGCGAGTCCATCGAGCAGGCCGTGCGCCGGGAGGTCTTCGAGGAGGCCGGCATCTCCGTCGGCCAGGTCGAGTACGTCGCCAGCCAGCCCTGGCCGTTCCCGTCCAGCCTCATGCTGGGCTTCCTGGCCCGCGCCACCTCCACCGAGATCAACGTCGACGGCGACGAGATCGGCGAGGCCCGCTGGTTCTCCCGTGACGAACTGGGCGCCGCCTTCGAGTCCGGCGAGGTCCTGCCGCCGTACGGCATCTCGATCGCGGCCCGCCTGATCGAGCTCTGGTACGGCAAGCCGCTGCCGACGCGCAGCGTCTGA
- a CDS encoding dipeptidase has protein sequence MSHPVDSVVSAVRAYIEQHRAVFLDDLAEWLRIPSVSAQPDHAPDVRRSADWLAAKLTETGFPTAEVWETPGAPAVFAEWPSDVPGAPTVLVYGHHDVQPAALADGWHSEPFEPVVRDNRLCARGAADDKGQVFFHTLGVRAHLAATGRTTPAVHLKLLIEGEEESGSPHFRALVEEHAERLAADAVIVSDTGMWSEDTPTVCTGMRGLAECEIQLFGPDQDIHSGSFGGAVPNPATAAARLVAALHDEHARVAVPGFYDGIVELTDRERALFAELPFDEEQWLRTAKSYATHGEAGHTTLERIWARPTAEVNGIGGGYQGAGSKTVIPSSALVKLSFRLVAGQEPDHIEKIVRAWAAQQVPAGIRCEITFSGGTRPCLTPLDHPALQSVVRAMGRAFDKPVRFTREGGSGPAADLQEVLGTPVLFLGISVPSDGWHAPDEKVELDLLLKGVETTAYLWGDLAEHWRHVP, from the coding sequence ATGAGCCATCCCGTTGACAGCGTCGTCAGCGCCGTCCGTGCGTACATCGAGCAGCACCGCGCCGTCTTCCTCGACGACCTCGCCGAGTGGCTGCGCATCCCTTCCGTGTCGGCCCAGCCCGACCACGCCCCGGACGTGCGCCGCAGCGCCGACTGGCTCGCCGCCAAGCTGACCGAGACCGGCTTCCCGACCGCCGAGGTCTGGGAGACCCCGGGCGCCCCCGCCGTCTTCGCGGAGTGGCCGTCCGACGTCCCCGGAGCGCCCACGGTCCTCGTCTACGGCCACCACGACGTGCAGCCGGCCGCCCTGGCCGACGGCTGGCACAGCGAACCCTTCGAGCCCGTCGTCCGTGACAACCGCCTCTGCGCGCGCGGGGCGGCCGACGACAAGGGCCAGGTGTTCTTCCACACACTCGGCGTCCGCGCCCACCTCGCCGCCACCGGCCGTACGACCCCCGCGGTCCACCTGAAGCTGCTGATCGAGGGCGAGGAGGAGTCCGGCTCCCCGCACTTCCGCGCCCTCGTCGAGGAGCACGCGGAGCGGCTCGCCGCCGACGCCGTGATCGTCTCCGACACCGGCATGTGGTCCGAGGACACCCCCACCGTCTGCACCGGCATGCGCGGCCTCGCCGAGTGCGAGATCCAGCTGTTCGGCCCCGACCAGGACATCCACTCCGGCTCCTTCGGCGGCGCCGTGCCCAACCCGGCGACCGCCGCCGCCCGCCTGGTCGCCGCCCTCCACGACGAGCACGCACGCGTGGCCGTCCCCGGCTTCTACGACGGCATCGTCGAACTCACCGACCGCGAGCGCGCCCTCTTCGCCGAGCTGCCCTTCGACGAGGAGCAGTGGCTGCGCACCGCCAAGTCGTACGCCACCCACGGCGAGGCCGGGCACACCACGCTGGAGCGCATCTGGGCCCGCCCCACCGCCGAGGTCAACGGCATCGGCGGCGGCTACCAGGGCGCCGGCAGCAAGACGGTCATCCCGTCCTCCGCCCTGGTGAAGCTGTCCTTCCGGCTGGTCGCCGGGCAGGAGCCGGACCACATCGAGAAGATCGTCCGCGCGTGGGCGGCCCAGCAGGTGCCCGCCGGAATCCGCTGCGAGATCACGTTCAGCGGGGGCACCCGCCCGTGCCTGACCCCGCTCGACCACCCGGCCCTCCAGTCCGTGGTCCGCGCCATGGGCCGCGCCTTCGACAAGCCGGTCCGCTTCACCCGCGAGGGAGGCTCGGGGCCGGCCGCCGATCTCCAGGAGGTCCTCGGTACGCCCGTGCTCTTCCTCGGCATCTCCGTCCCGTCCGACGGCTGGCACGCACCCGACGAGAAGGTCGAGCTGGACCTCCTGCTCAAGGGCGTCGAGACCACCGCGTACCTGTGGGGCGACCTGGCGGAGCACTGGCGCCATGTGCCCTGA
- a CDS encoding ATP-dependent helicase, with protein MPARITDPDQLKELLGIPFTPEQTACIIAPPAPQVIVAGAGSGKTTVMAARVVWLVGTGQVAPEQVLGLTFTNKAAGELAERVRKALVKAGVTDPDVIDPDNPPGEPVISTYHAFAGRLLTDHGLRIGLEPTSRLLADATRYQLAARVLREAPGPYPALTRSFPDLVGDLLTLDAELAEHLVRPEALRAYDAELLLALQGAKLTNADLRKVPEAAAARRELAELVGRYRAAKRERDLLDFGDQIALSAELAQIPEVGRVLRDEFRVVLLDEYQDTSVAQRILLAGLFGGGTGHPVTAVGDPCQAIYGWRGASVANLDDFPEHFAHADGRPATRQALSENRRSGGRLLDLANGLAEPLRAMHAGVEALRPAPGAERDGLVRCALLRTHAEEIDWIADSIAHLVNTGKAPGEIAVLCRTATDFAEIQGALVARDVPVEVVGLSGLLHLPEVADLVAVCEVLQDPGANASLVRLLTGPRWRIGPRDLALLGRRARLLVSHARVDAGDDRDRRLAEAVEGVDPSEVISLADALDTFLELPFDTEHADDGLPFSPDARVRFARLATELRELRRSLADPLMDVLHRVLAVTGLEVELSASPHALAARRRETLSNFLDVAASFAAGDGEATLLAFLGFLRTAAQYEKGLDNALPGGENTVKVLTAHKSKGLEWDVVAVPGLVTGTFPSTQGREKWTAQGKVLPHDLRGDAATLPDVEAWDSRGLKAFQEAMKDHQHTEELRLGYVTFTRPRSLLLGSGHWWGPAQKKPRGPSDFLQALRDHCEAGCGEIEAWADEPAEDEENPALSQATVDQVWPLPLDDTSLARRRAAADTVLAHLERLASRADGHAPDPDDYEDPDWPPPPEDDDVPYEEDLSAADDPDDWDSWTTDRPSVPHQATAPEPRAEAPQALPHPAQPEPERPFAPEEPFTPEEARTLASWDRDLDALTGELLRAREAVTDVPLPASLTVSQLLRLAEDPDGFAQELARPMPRPPQPAARRGTRFHAWVEARFEELTLPMLGPEDLPGGEETDIEDERDLEALKDAFERTEYAHRTPHRVEAPFQLAIAGRVVRGRIDAVYKADDGGGTTYEIVDWKTGRDRTGDPLQLALYRLAWAEQQDVPLESVTAAFVYIRSGEVVRLDDLPARGTLERLLLDEPSPPANCEEPPTEDVGAGR; from the coding sequence ATGCCCGCCCGTATCACCGATCCCGATCAGCTCAAGGAGCTCCTCGGCATCCCGTTCACCCCGGAGCAGACGGCCTGCATCATCGCGCCGCCCGCCCCGCAGGTGATCGTGGCCGGTGCCGGCTCGGGCAAGACGACGGTGATGGCGGCCCGCGTGGTGTGGCTGGTCGGCACCGGCCAGGTCGCCCCCGAACAGGTCCTCGGCCTCACGTTCACCAACAAGGCCGCCGGTGAACTCGCCGAGCGCGTCCGCAAGGCGCTCGTCAAGGCGGGCGTCACCGATCCCGACGTCATCGACCCGGACAACCCGCCGGGTGAGCCGGTGATCTCGACGTACCACGCCTTCGCCGGCCGTCTCCTGACCGATCACGGCCTGCGCATCGGCCTCGAACCGACGTCCCGGCTCCTCGCCGACGCCACCCGCTACCAGCTCGCCGCGCGCGTGCTGCGCGAAGCCCCCGGCCCCTACCCGGCGTTGACCCGCTCCTTCCCGGACCTCGTGGGCGACCTCCTCACCCTCGACGCCGAGCTGGCCGAGCACCTCGTACGGCCGGAAGCCCTGCGGGCGTACGACGCCGAGCTGCTGCTCGCCCTCCAGGGCGCCAAGCTCACCAACGCCGACCTGCGCAAGGTCCCCGAGGCGGCCGCGGCCCGCCGCGAACTGGCCGAACTGGTGGGCCGTTACCGGGCCGCGAAACGCGAGCGGGACCTGCTCGACTTCGGTGACCAGATCGCCCTGTCCGCCGAACTCGCCCAGATCCCCGAGGTGGGGCGCGTGCTGCGCGACGAGTTCCGGGTCGTGCTGCTCGACGAGTACCAGGACACCTCCGTCGCCCAGCGCATCCTCCTGGCGGGCCTCTTCGGCGGCGGCACCGGGCACCCCGTGACCGCCGTCGGCGACCCCTGCCAGGCGATCTACGGCTGGCGGGGTGCCTCCGTCGCCAACCTCGACGACTTCCCCGAGCACTTCGCACACGCCGACGGCCGCCCCGCCACCCGCCAGGCACTCAGCGAGAACCGCCGCAGCGGCGGCCGCCTCCTCGACCTCGCCAACGGCCTCGCCGAGCCCCTGCGCGCCATGCACGCGGGCGTGGAGGCCCTCCGCCCGGCCCCCGGCGCCGAGCGCGACGGCCTGGTGCGCTGCGCCCTGCTGCGCACCCACGCCGAGGAGATCGACTGGATCGCCGACTCCATCGCCCACCTGGTGAACACCGGCAAGGCGCCGGGCGAGATCGCCGTCCTGTGCCGCACGGCGACCGACTTCGCGGAGATCCAGGGCGCGCTGGTCGCGAGGGACGTACCGGTGGAGGTGGTGGGCCTCTCGGGCCTGCTGCACCTGCCCGAGGTCGCCGACCTCGTCGCCGTCTGCGAAGTGCTCCAGGACCCCGGCGCCAACGCCTCCCTGGTCCGGCTGCTGACGGGCCCGCGCTGGCGCATCGGCCCGCGCGACCTCGCTCTCCTGGGGCGCCGCGCCCGCCTGCTCGTGTCCCACGCGCGCGTGGACGCGGGCGACGACCGGGACCGGCGGCTCGCGGAGGCCGTGGAGGGGGTCGACCCGTCCGAGGTGATATCGCTCGCGGACGCTCTGGACACCTTCCTGGAGCTGCCGTTCGACACCGAGCACGCGGACGACGGCCTGCCGTTCTCGCCGGACGCGCGCGTGCGGTTCGCGCGGCTCGCCACCGAACTGCGCGAACTGCGCCGCTCGCTCGCCGACCCGCTGATGGACGTCCTGCACCGCGTCCTCGCCGTCACCGGCCTGGAAGTCGAGCTGTCGGCGTCCCCGCACGCCCTCGCGGCCCGCCGCCGCGAGACCCTCTCCAACTTCCTGGACGTGGCCGCCTCCTTCGCCGCGGGCGACGGAGAGGCCACCCTGCTGGCCTTCCTCGGCTTCCTGCGCACCGCCGCCCAGTACGAGAAGGGCCTCGACAACGCCCTCCCCGGCGGCGAGAACACCGTCAAGGTGCTCACGGCGCACAAGTCCAAGGGCCTGGAATGGGACGTCGTCGCCGTCCCCGGCCTGGTCACCGGCACCTTCCCCAGCACCCAGGGCCGCGAGAAGTGGACCGCCCAGGGCAAGGTGCTGCCGCACGACCTGCGCGGCGACGCGGCCACCCTGCCCGACGTCGAGGCCTGGGACTCGCGCGGCCTGAAGGCTTTCCAGGAGGCCATGAAGGACCACCAGCACACCGAGGAGCTCCGCCTCGGCTACGTCACCTTCACCCGCCCCCGCTCCCTTCTCCTCGGCTCCGGCCACTGGTGGGGCCCGGCCCAGAAGAAGCCCCGTGGCCCGTCGGACTTCCTCCAGGCCCTCCGCGACCACTGCGAGGCCGGATGCGGCGAGATCGAGGCATGGGCCGACGAGCCGGCCGAGGACGAGGAGAACCCGGCCCTGAGCCAGGCCACCGTCGACCAGGTGTGGCCGCTGCCCCTGGACGACACGTCCCTGGCCCGCCGCCGCGCCGCCGCCGACACGGTCCTCGCCCACCTGGAGCGCCTCGCCTCCCGCGCGGACGGGCACGCACCCGACCCGGACGACTACGAGGACCCGGACTGGCCGCCACCACCCGAGGACGACGACGTCCCCTACGAGGAGGACCTTTCGGCGGCGGACGACCCGGACGACTGGGACTCCTGGACCACGGACCGCCCCTCGGTCCCGCACCAGGCGACTGCCCCGGAACCCCGGGCCGAGGCCCCACAGGCGCTCCCGCACCCCGCACAGCCAGAACCGGAGCGCCCCTTCGCCCCGGAGGAACCCTTCACGCCGGAAGAGGCCCGCACCCTCGCCTCCTGGGACCGCGACCTCGACGCCCTCACCGGCGAGCTCCTGCGCGCGCGGGAGGCCGTCACCGACGTCCCCCTGCCCGCGTCGCTCACCGTCTCGCAGCTGCTGCGGCTGGCGGAGGACCCGGACGGGTTCGCGCAGGAACTCGCGCGCCCCATGCCGCGCCCCCCGCAACCGGCCGCGCGCCGGGGCACCCGGTTCCACGCGTGGGTGGAAGCCCGCTTCGAGGAGCTGACGCTGCCGATGCTGGGACCGGAGGACCTGCCGGGCGGCGAAGAGACCGACATCGAGGACGAACGCGATCTGGAAGCCCTCAAGGACGCCTTCGAACGCACCGAGTACGCCCACCGCACCCCCCACCGCGTGGAGGCCCCGTTCCAGCTCGCCATCGCCGGACGCGTGGTGCGCGGCCGTATCGACGCCGTCTACAAGGCCGACGACGGCGGAGGGACGACGTACGAGATCGTCGACTGGAAGACCGGCCGCGACCGCACCGGCGACCCCCTCCAGCTCGCCCTGTACCGGCTCGCCTGGGCCGAGCAGCAGGACGTGCCCCTGGAGTCGGTCACGGCCGCGTTCGTCTACATCCGCAGCGGCGAGGTCGTACGGCTTGACGACCTTCCCGCGCGGGGAACGCTCGAGCGACTGTTGCTGGACGAGCCCTCCCCGCCAGCAAACTGTGAGGAACCGCCCACCGAGGATGTCGGTGCGGGCCGATAG
- a CDS encoding MGMT family protein has product MSDESLPPDVPPDALPEYAERVLEVAELIPPGRVMTYGDVAEWLEEGGPRQVGRVMALYGGAVPWWRVVRSDGVLLPGHELRALGHYRDEGTPLKTASRAAEGHVPRLDMKRARWDGGERAEGHT; this is encoded by the coding sequence ATGAGTGACGAGAGCCTGCCGCCGGACGTCCCGCCGGACGCGCTGCCGGAGTACGCCGAGCGGGTCCTGGAGGTCGCCGAACTGATCCCGCCCGGGCGCGTCATGACGTACGGCGATGTCGCGGAGTGGCTGGAGGAGGGCGGCCCGCGCCAGGTCGGCCGGGTGATGGCGCTCTACGGAGGAGCCGTCCCGTGGTGGCGTGTCGTCCGCTCGGACGGCGTGCTGCTGCCCGGCCACGAGCTGCGCGCCCTCGGTCACTACCGCGACGAGGGAACGCCCCTGAAGACGGCGAGCAGGGCCGCCGAGGGCCATGTGCCGCGCCTGGACATGAAACGGGCGCGATGGGACGGCGGCGAACGCGCGGAGGGTCACACCTGA
- a CDS encoding ATP-dependent helicase — translation MSSSSSTRRLPHPQVRQGNRGAYRLVRTPPARVDPPPLDAAQRSVVEHKGGPLLVLAGPGTGKTTTLVESVAARIARGGDPARVLVLTFSRKAAVELRDRMALRIGAARAPQATTFHSFCYALVRAHQDSDLFVEPLRLLSGPEQDVAVRELLAGQPDLERLGLAHVRWPDELRACLTTRGFADEVRAVLARSRELGLDPGALDAFARRIGRPDWRAAAAFLAEYLDVLDLQGVLDYAELVHRAVLLAHSPEAAGRLAAQYDAVYVDEYQDTDPAQVRLLHALAGGGRTLVALGDPDQSIYAFRGADVNGILDFPHAFPRADGRPAPVEVLRTSRRSGADLLAATRLLTQRMPLTRLPAEKVRAHRDLAPVREGGRVEVFTYPTPGTELDNIADILRRAHLEDGVPWGEMAVLVRAGSRTIPTVRRALTAAGVPLDIDGDDLPLRHEPAVAPLLTALRAVALAEAPGSEEAASEEPAPESPAAEPAPADTDALASALADTAPPASAPCWLDTETALALLTSPLAGMDAADLRRLGRALRDEERAAGNPLPPPSDELLARALAEPERLAVQDPAYARGAQRLGALLRKARERLAGGGSAEEALWDLWNGTPWPSRLERAARRGGAAGRNADRDLDAVCALFASAARAEERSGGRGALNFLEEIDAEDIAADTLARRAVRPDAVRLMTAHRSKGLEWRLVVVAGVQEGLWPDLRRRGSLLEADRIGRDGLAEPLTPGALLAEERRLFYVAATRARERLVVTAVKAPADDGDQPSRFLTELGVEPKDVTGRPRRPLSVAALVAELRATTVDPRVSDALREAAARRLARLAALTDEDGRPLVPSAHPYRWWGMFEPTESKVPLRDRDQPVVLSGSALDQLANTCALQWFLGREVKADAPATVAQGFGNVVHVLADEVASGHTPADLAVLMERLDSVWNALAFDAPWKSAQEKENARVALERFLKWHVMDRIGRTPVASEHDFDVTLEAGDYEVRIRGQMDRVEADGEGRAYVVDFKTGKQAPTAREVEHHPQLAVYQLAVREGAVDEAFDGVRPEPGGAELVQLRQGAAKRDGGETLPKVQAQDPIEGATGEWVGDLLATAAGKVLDERFTPTAGQHCTHCAFRASCSARPEGRHVVE, via the coding sequence GTGAGCTCCTCTTCCTCCACCAGACGCCTGCCGCACCCCCAGGTGCGCCAGGGGAACCGTGGCGCTTACCGACTGGTGCGTACCCCGCCGGCCCGAGTGGATCCCCCTCCTCTGGACGCCGCACAGCGCTCCGTGGTTGAGCACAAGGGCGGCCCGCTGCTCGTCCTCGCAGGTCCGGGCACCGGCAAGACCACCACCCTCGTCGAGTCCGTGGCCGCGAGGATCGCCCGTGGCGGTGACCCCGCGCGCGTGCTGGTGCTGACGTTCAGCCGCAAGGCGGCCGTCGAGCTGCGCGACCGCATGGCGCTGCGCATAGGAGCCGCCCGAGCGCCGCAGGCGACCACGTTCCACTCGTTCTGCTACGCCCTGGTCCGCGCCCACCAGGACAGCGACCTGTTCGTGGAGCCGCTGCGGCTGCTGTCCGGCCCCGAGCAGGACGTGGCCGTCCGCGAACTCCTGGCGGGCCAGCCCGACCTGGAGCGCCTCGGCCTCGCGCACGTGCGCTGGCCCGACGAACTACGCGCCTGTCTGACCACCCGCGGCTTCGCCGACGAGGTCCGCGCGGTCCTCGCCCGCAGCCGCGAGCTGGGCCTGGACCCGGGCGCCCTGGACGCCTTCGCCCGCCGCATCGGCCGCCCCGACTGGCGGGCCGCCGCGGCCTTCCTCGCCGAGTACCTCGACGTCCTCGACCTCCAGGGCGTCCTCGACTACGCCGAACTCGTCCACCGCGCGGTGCTCCTCGCCCACAGCCCCGAGGCCGCCGGGCGGCTCGCCGCGCAGTACGACGCCGTGTACGTCGACGAGTACCAGGACACCGACCCGGCCCAGGTGCGGCTCCTGCACGCCCTCGCCGGCGGCGGCCGCACCCTGGTCGCCCTCGGCGACCCCGACCAGTCGATCTACGCCTTCCGGGGCGCCGACGTGAACGGCATCCTGGACTTCCCGCACGCCTTCCCGCGCGCGGACGGCCGCCCGGCGCCCGTCGAGGTCCTGCGCACCTCCCGCCGCTCCGGCGCCGACCTGCTGGCCGCCACCCGTCTGCTGACCCAGCGCATGCCGCTGACCCGGCTGCCCGCGGAGAAGGTCCGCGCCCACCGCGACCTCGCCCCGGTCCGGGAGGGCGGCCGCGTCGAGGTCTTCACGTACCCGACGCCCGGCACGGAGCTGGACAACATCGCCGACATCCTGCGCCGGGCGCATCTGGAGGACGGCGTGCCCTGGGGCGAGATGGCCGTCCTGGTACGCGCCGGGTCGCGCACGATTCCCACGGTGCGCCGGGCGCTGACGGCGGCCGGGGTCCCGCTGGACATCGACGGCGACGACCTGCCACTGCGCCACGAACCGGCGGTCGCACCCCTGCTGACCGCACTGCGGGCGGTGGCCCTGGCGGAAGCGCCCGGCTCCGAAGAGGCCGCATCCGAAGAGCCCGCCCCCGAATCGCCCGCCGCAGAGCCCGCCCCCGCGGACACCGACGCCCTGGCCTCCGCCCTCGCGGACACCGCCCCTCCGGCCTCCGCCCCCTGCTGGCTCGACACCGAGACCGCCCTCGCCCTCCTCACCTCCCCCCTCGCCGGCATGGACGCCGCCGACCTGCGCCGGCTCGGTCGTGCCCTGCGTGACGAGGAGCGCGCCGCCGGCAACCCCCTTCCGCCGCCCTCGGACGAGTTGCTCGCGCGGGCGCTGGCGGAGCCGGAGCGGCTGGCCGTGCAGGACCCCGCCTACGCGCGCGGTGCCCAGCGCCTGGGCGCGCTGCTGCGCAAGGCCCGTGAGCGCCTCGCGGGCGGCGGCAGCGCCGAGGAGGCGCTGTGGGACCTGTGGAACGGCACCCCCTGGCCCAGCCGGCTGGAGCGGGCCGCCCGGCGCGGCGGCGCGGCCGGCCGCAACGCCGACCGCGACCTGGACGCCGTGTGCGCGCTGTTCGCCAGCGCCGCCCGCGCGGAGGAACGCAGCGGAGGCCGGGGCGCGCTCAACTTCCTGGAGGAGATCGACGCCGAGGACATCGCCGCAGACACCCTCGCCCGGCGTGCCGTACGTCCCGACGCCGTCCGCCTGATGACCGCGCACCGCTCCAAGGGCCTGGAGTGGCGCCTGGTCGTCGTCGCGGGCGTCCAGGAGGGCCTGTGGCCCGACCTGCGGCGTCGCGGCTCCCTCCTGGAGGCCGACCGCATCGGCCGCGACGGCCTCGCCGAACCGCTCACTCCGGGCGCGCTGCTGGCGGAGGAGCGCCGCCTGTTCTACGTCGCCGCCACACGCGCGCGTGAGCGCCTCGTCGTCACCGCGGTGAAGGCCCCGGCCGACGACGGCGACCAGCCCTCCCGCTTCCTGACCGAGCTAGGCGTCGAACCCAAGGACGTCACCGGCCGCCCACGCCGCCCCCTGTCGGTCGCCGCGCTCGTCGCCGAACTCCGCGCCACGACCGTCGACCCGCGCGTGTCGGACGCCCTCAGGGAGGCCGCTGCCCGCCGCCTGGCCCGGCTCGCCGCCCTCACCGACGAGGACGGCCGCCCGCTCGTCCCGTCCGCCCACCCCTACCGCTGGTGGGGCATGTTCGAGCCGACCGAGTCCAAGGTGCCGCTGCGCGACCGCGACCAGCCCGTCGTGCTCTCCGGCAGCGCCCTCGACCAGCTCGCCAACACCTGCGCCCTGCAATGGTTCCTGGGCCGCGAGGTGAAGGCCGACGCGCCCGCGACCGTCGCCCAGGGCTTCGGCAACGTCGTGCACGTCCTCGCCGACGAGGTCGCCTCCGGGCACACCCCGGCCGATCTCGCCGTCCTCATGGAGCGCCTCGACTCCGTGTGGAACGCCCTCGCCTTCGACGCGCCCTGGAAGTCGGCGCAGGAGAAGGAGAACGCGCGCGTGGCGCTCGAACGCTTCCTCAAGTGGCACGTCATGGACCGCATCGGCCGCACCCCGGTCGCCAGCGAGCACGACTTCGACGTCACCCTCGAAGCCGGCGACTACGAGGTGCGCATCCGCGGCCAGATGGACCGCGTCGAGGCGGACGGCGAGGGCCGCGCCTATGTCGTCGACTTCAAGACCGGCAAACAGGCGCCGACCGCGCGCGAGGTGGAGCACCACCCACAGCTCGCCGTCTACCAGCTCGCCGTCCGCGAGGGCGCCGTCGACGAGGCCTTCGACGGCGTGCGCCCCGAGCCGGGCGGCGCCGAACTCGTCCAGCTGCGCCAGGGCGCCGCCAAGCGGGACGGCGGCGAGACGCTGCCCAAGGTGCAGGCGCAGGACCCCATCGAAGGTGCGACGGGGGAGTGGGTCGGCGACCTGCTCGCCACGGCGGCCGGGAAGGTCCTCGACGAGCGCTTCACCCCGACCGCCGGCCAGCACTGCACCCACTGCGCCTTCCGGGCGTCGTGCAGCGCTCGGCCCGAGGGCCGCCACGTGGTGGAGTGA